One Anopheles marshallii chromosome 3, idAnoMarsDA_429_01, whole genome shotgun sequence genomic region harbors:
- the LOC128712663 gene encoding C-type lectin domain family 4 member M-like, whose protein sequence is MTFKEHCVMGLYSIVILIAGFSVAWSNLTTANNVEGILQQNPCLCPCKPFEQKEYYVSSNRISDWFGAVAFCNSVGMEIAEVLNEEEANALHQTIQEEDPEEEKEFFWIGANDLGVQGTHRWGLTGRPVTYSNWTDGEPNNALDEDGQQSERCAAIAKDTLRWNDFQCTQRKKFVCQQFREH, encoded by the exons ATGACTTTTAAAGAACACTGTGTAATGGGTTTGTACTCAATAGTAATACTGATCGCTGGGTTTTCCGTTGCTTGGAGTAATCTAACTACAGCAAACAATGTGGAGG GAATACTGCAGCAAAATCCATGCCTTTGCCCTTGCAAGCCGTTTGAACAGAAAGAGTACTATGTTTCCAGCAATCGG ATCAGTGATTGGTTCGGTGCAGTTGCTTTCTGCAATAGTGTCGGAATGGAGATAGCTGAGGTGTTAAATGAGGAAGAAGCAAATGCTTTGCATCAAACGATTCAGGAAGAAGATCCCGAAGAAGAGAAGGAGTTTTTCTGGATCGGTGCAAATGATTTGGGTGTACAAGGAACCCATCGTTGGGGCCTTACTGGACGTCCGGTAACATACAGTAACTGGACAGATGGTGAACCAAACAATGCTCTAGATGAGGATGGACAGCAGTCAGAAAGATGCGCGGCCATTGCGAAGGATACGCTCAGGTGGAATGATTTCCAATGCACACAGCGGAAAAAGTTTGTTTGCCAACAATTTCGAGAGCATTGA
- the LOC128711727 gene encoding brahma-associated protein of 60 kDa-like translates to MSQRFPAANVNAGPGSQRYPASPGQNNQPPVMRPYGPGSNFSPRAYTPPPQMGGGGGPAQNQHQRPMQPGFQGGSMRGSPLSSSSGSKRSSESRAAMNQAQQKNDYSVKKKKKLADKILPQKVRDLVPESQAYMDLLAFERKLDATIMRKRLDIQEALKRPMKQKRKLRIFISNTFYPSKDGSDGDANPDGSVASWELRVEGRLLEDNKSDPTKIKRKFSSFFKSLVIELDKDLYGPDNHLVEWHRTHSTQETDGFQVKRPGDRNVRCTILLLLDYQPLQFKLDPRLARLLGVHTQTRPVIISALWQYIKTHKLQDAHEREYIACDKYLEQIFGCPRMKFAEIPQRLNPLLHPPDPIVINHVITVEGGLENKQTACYDIDVEVDDTLKNQMNTFLLSTASQQEIQTLDGKIHDTVETINQLKTNREFFLSFAKDPQTFIQKWIVSQTRDLKAMTDIVGNPEEERRAEFYHQPWTQEAVSRYFFTKVNQKRAELEQALGIRNS, encoded by the exons ATGTCGCAACGGTTTCCTGCGGCTAATGTGAATGCTGGTCCGGGTTCGCAGCGTTATCCGGCATCTCCGGGCCAAAACAATCAGCCACCAGTGATGCGCCCGTACGGGCCGGGAAGTAATTTTTCG CCACGAGCATACACTCCACCGCCACAGATGGGAGGAGGCGGGGGACCGGCTCAGAACCAACATCAACGCCCGATGCAACCCGGTTTCCAAGGCGGAAGTATGCGGGGTTCCCCATTGTCCAGTTCTTCCGGAAGCAAACGTAGTTCCGAAAGTCGGGCTGCGATGAATCAAGCGCAGCAGAAGAA TGATTATTcggtaaaaaagaagaaaaagcttGCTGATAAAATTCTACCCCAAAAAGTGCGAGATCTCGTACCCGAGTCGCAGGCCTACATGGATTTGTTGGCATTCGAGCGCAAGCTGGATGCCACCATTATGCGCAAACGTTTGGATATTCAGGAAGCATTAAAGCGTCCGATGAAGCAGAAGCGTAAGCTGCGTATCTTCATCTCCAACACGTTCTATCCCAGCAAGGACGGAAGTGACGGCGATGCGAACCCAGACGGTTCCGTAGCATCGTGGGAGCTGCGCGTTGAGGGTCGCCTGTTGGAGGACAACAAATCCGATCCGACCAAGATAAAGCGTAAATTTTCCAGCTTCTTTAAATCGCTCGTCATCGAGCTGGATAAGGACCTGTACGGCCCGGACAATCATTTGGTCGAGTGGCACCGTACCCACTCCACACAAGAAACGGACGGGTTTCAGGTGAAACGTCCGGGGGATCGAAATGTACGCTGCAccattctgctgctgctcgattATCAACCCCTGCAGTTTAAACTTGATCCACGCCTTGCCCGTCTGCTCGGtgtacatacacaaacacgccCGGTCATTATTTCTGCGCTGTGGCAGTACATCAAAACGCACAAGCTGCAGGACGCGCACGAGCGCGAGTACATTGCGTGTGACAAATATTTGGAACAGATCTTTGGCTGTCCACGCATGAAGTTTGCTGAGATTCCGCAACGGCTAAATCCGTTGCTGCACCCACCGGATCCAATCGTTATCAATCATGTGATCACGGTTGAAGGTGGGCTAGAAAATAAGCAAACAGCCTGCTACGATATCGACGTGGAGGTTGACGACACACTCAAGAATCAGATGAATACGTTCTTGCTTAGCACAGCTAGCCAGCAGGAAATACAAACACTGGACGGTAAGATTCACGACACGGTCGAAACGATCAACCAGTTGAAAACGAATCGCGAGTTCTTCCTAAGCTTCGCCAAGGATCCACAAACCTTCATACAGAAGTGGATCGTGTCACAAACGCGCGACCTGAAGGCGATGACCGACATTGTCGGTAATCCGGAGGAAGAACGCCGTGCCGAATTCTATCACCAGCCGTGGACACAAGAAGCGGTTTCTAGATACTTCTTCACCAAGGTGAACCAAAAGCGAGCCGAACTGGAACAAGCGCTCGGCATTCGTAATTCATAA
- the LOC128712662 gene encoding uncharacterized protein LOC128712662, which translates to MKLKNAIFGGITVVMFLMIIDTECYNPSTALEMIHQNLCVCPCGNRKGGKLYTVPSVRLNWYDAMAHCNSIGMSLATIKDANDRQLLQLYLQSNKYNLRSHQIKSANQVPYWIAANNLAADSGLRWGLSNQEVKTSEWKLGSAPRNDRSERICVYILGDTMQWVPALCDGEPRQFICEY; encoded by the exons ATGAAGctcaaaaatgcaattttcggTGGAATTACGgtggtaatgtttttaatgattATTGATACAGAATGTTACAACCCGTCAACTGCCCTCG AAATGATCCATCAGAACCTTTGTGTTTGCCCGTGTGGAAATCGCAAAGGAGGAAAGCTTTATACTGTTCCTAGTGTGCGT CTTAATTGGTACGATGCTATGGCACACTGTAATTCAATCGGCATGTCGCTTGCTACGATAAAGGATGCAAATGATCGACAATTGTTGCAGCTGTATTTGCAGTCAAACAAATACAACTTACGGTCACATCAAATCAAAAGTGCAAATCAGGTACCGTATTGGATTGCAGCCAATAATCTTGCTGCCGATAGTGGTCTTCGGTGGGGTCTCAGCAATCAAGAAGTAAAAACATCTGAATGGAAATTAGGATCAGCACCGCGCAATGATCGATCCGAACGGATCTGCGTTTACATACTGGGTGACACTATGCAATGGGTTCCAGCTCTTTGCGATGGTGAACCGCGGCAATTTATTTGTGAATATTAG